The Aureimonas mangrovi genome includes a region encoding these proteins:
- a CDS encoding DUF4167 domain-containing protein, giving the protein MRPGQQNNNKRMRGRGRKGPNPLSRSYESNGPDVKIRGTAQHIAEKYAALARDATSAGDRVMAENYFQHSEHYGRIVAAAQGSYQPAQVERDYDAEDEDGDGEGQEGFAPQQQNGYDRQNGGRENGGERRDFDRNRGENGQRDHNNRDNGNREGGNRDNGNRGERNRDRREFRDRNDRNFNNRDRRDFNNGGGQPSDGDADERTADAPRGDENRRDNRRERDERRYEDRAPAAEDEAATPTAAVEAAGEVDAGDVPARRRPGRPRRQPLGETNAEVPAGPAEAVATVSADAAAEGVSEAPVKRRPGRPRKVTAPVDAAPEGDAEAPVKRRPGRPRKKPAEDEASPEGESTLPAFLLASNN; this is encoded by the coding sequence ATGAGGCCAGGACAGCAGAACAACAACAAGCGGATGCGCGGCCGCGGCCGCAAGGGCCCGAACCCGCTTTCGCGCAGCTACGAATCAAACGGCCCGGACGTGAAGATCCGCGGCACCGCCCAGCACATCGCCGAGAAGTATGCCGCGCTTGCGCGTGACGCGACCTCGGCGGGCGACCGCGTGATGGCCGAGAACTACTTCCAGCACTCCGAGCATTACGGCCGCATCGTCGCCGCCGCGCAGGGCTCCTATCAGCCCGCGCAGGTCGAGCGCGACTACGACGCCGAGGATGAAGACGGCGACGGCGAGGGCCAGGAGGGCTTCGCGCCGCAGCAGCAGAACGGCTACGACCGCCAGAACGGCGGACGCGAGAATGGCGGCGAGCGCCGCGATTTCGACCGCAATCGCGGGGAGAACGGCCAGCGCGATCACAACAACCGCGACAACGGCAACCGCGAAGGCGGCAATCGCGACAACGGCAACCGCGGAGAGCGCAATCGCGATCGCCGCGAGTTCCGCGATCGCAACGACCGCAACTTCAACAACCGGGATCGCCGCGACTTCAACAATGGTGGCGGCCAGCCTTCCGACGGCGACGCTGACGAGCGAACCGCCGACGCGCCGCGTGGTGATGAGAATCGCCGTGACAATCGTCGCGAGCGCGACGAACGTCGCTACGAGGATCGCGCCCCGGCCGCCGAGGATGAGGCCGCGACGCCGACCGCTGCCGTCGAAGCCGCCGGCGAAGTCGATGCCGGTGATGTGCCCGCGCGTCGTCGTCCGGGCCGCCCGCGTCGTCAGCCGCTCGGCGAGACGAACGCCGAGGTGCCGGCCGGCCCGGCCGAAGCCGTTGCGACCGTCAGCGCGGATGCGGCCGCCGAGGGCGTTAGCGAGGCGCCGGTGAAGCGCCGTCCCGGCCGCCCACGCAAGGTGACCGCGCCCGTCGACGCGGCGCCCGAAGGCGACGCCGAGGCTCCGGTGAAGCGCCGTCCCGGCCGTCCTCGCAAGAAGCCGGCGGAAGACGAGGCATCGCCGGAAGGCGAGAGCACGCTTCCTGCGTTCCTCCTGGCATCCAACAACTGA
- the clpB gene encoding ATP-dependent chaperone ClpB: MDMEKLSERVRGFVQAAQGLAVRQDHQQLSPEHMLKVLVEDPEGLATGLIERAGGRPQDVRMGVDAVLAAMPKVSGGSGMYMAPALAKVFTTAEDVAKKAGDSFVTVERLLLALAMEKSAKTADILGKAGVTPQGLNTAINELRKGRTADTASAEGGYDALKKYARDLTADARDGKLDPVIGRDDEIRRTVQVLSRRTKNNPVLIGEPGVGKTAIAEGLALRIVNGDVPESLRDKQLMALDMGALIAGAKYRGEFEERLKSVLSEVQAAAGGIILFIDEMHTLVGAGKADGAMDASNLLKPALARGELHCVGATTLDEYRKHVEKDPALARRFQPVFVSEPTVEDTISILRGLKEKYEQHHRVRISDSALVAAAQLSNRYITDRFLPDKAIDLVDEGAARLRMAVDSKPEALDEVDRRIMQLKIEREALRRESDDGAKSRLERLEGDLADLEEQSATLTASWQAEKEKLGNAAELKKRLDAARNELAIAQRKGEFQRAGELAYGEIPQLERELREAEASDNRGSMVEETVTRDHIAQVVSRWTGIPVDRMMEGERDKLLRMEDVLAKRVVGQGEAVQAVSKAVRRARAGLQDPNRPIGSFIFLGPTGVGKTELTKALASFLFDEETAMVRLDMSEFMEKHSVARLIGAPPGYVGYEEGGVLTEAVRRRPYQVVLFDEIEKAHPDVFNVLLQVLDDGRLTDGQGRTVDFRNTMIVMTSNLGAEYLTALRDDEDVDSVRDKVMDVVRMSFRPEFLNRVDETILFHRLKRSEMGAIVDIQIARLDKLLAERSIVVELDEEARDWLATRGYDPAYGARPLKRVIQREVQDPLAEKILLGEVKDEDRVKITGGGDHLIFHVVGSKLAATGPKRPDQCAT, encoded by the coding sequence ATGGATATGGAAAAGCTCTCGGAACGCGTGCGCGGCTTCGTTCAGGCCGCGCAGGGGCTGGCTGTCCGGCAGGACCACCAGCAACTGTCGCCCGAGCACATGCTGAAGGTGCTCGTCGAAGACCCCGAAGGTCTGGCGACGGGCCTCATCGAGCGCGCGGGCGGTCGCCCGCAGGACGTGCGCATGGGTGTCGACGCGGTGCTGGCCGCGATGCCGAAGGTTTCGGGCGGCAGCGGCATGTATATGGCGCCAGCGCTCGCGAAGGTTTTCACGACCGCCGAGGATGTCGCCAAGAAGGCGGGCGACAGTTTCGTCACCGTCGAGCGGCTGCTGCTCGCGCTCGCGATGGAGAAATCGGCCAAGACGGCCGATATTCTTGGCAAGGCGGGTGTGACGCCGCAGGGCCTCAACACCGCCATCAACGAATTGCGCAAGGGCCGGACCGCCGACACCGCGTCGGCCGAAGGCGGCTACGATGCGCTCAAGAAATATGCGCGCGACCTCACAGCCGACGCGCGCGACGGCAAGCTCGATCCGGTGATCGGGCGCGACGACGAGATCCGCCGCACGGTGCAGGTCCTGTCACGCCGCACCAAGAACAACCCCGTTCTCATCGGTGAACCGGGCGTGGGCAAGACCGCGATCGCGGAAGGGCTTGCGCTGCGCATCGTCAACGGCGACGTGCCCGAATCCCTGCGCGACAAGCAATTGATGGCGCTCGACATGGGCGCGCTCATTGCTGGCGCCAAATATCGCGGTGAGTTCGAGGAGCGGCTGAAGTCCGTCCTGTCGGAAGTCCAAGCGGCCGCCGGCGGCATCATCCTGTTCATCGACGAGATGCACACGCTGGTCGGCGCTGGCAAGGCGGACGGGGCGATGGACGCCTCCAACCTGCTCAAGCCGGCCCTCGCGCGCGGCGAACTGCACTGCGTCGGCGCGACGACGCTCGACGAGTACCGCAAGCATGTCGAGAAGGATCCGGCGCTGGCGCGCAGGTTCCAGCCGGTCTTCGTGTCCGAGCCGACGGTTGAGGACACGATCTCGATCCTGCGCGGCCTGAAGGAGAAATACGAGCAGCACCACAGGGTGCGGATCTCCGATTCCGCGCTCGTGGCGGCCGCCCAGCTCTCCAACCGCTACATCACCGACCGCTTCCTGCCGGACAAGGCGATCGACCTCGTGGACGAGGGCGCCGCGCGCCTTCGCATGGCCGTCGATTCCAAGCCCGAGGCGCTGGACGAAGTCGACCGGCGCATTATGCAGCTCAAGATCGAGCGCGAGGCGCTGCGTCGCGAGAGCGACGATGGCGCGAAATCCCGGCTCGAGCGGCTGGAGGGCGATCTTGCCGACCTCGAGGAGCAGTCCGCCACGCTGACGGCCTCCTGGCAGGCCGAAAAGGAAAAGCTCGGCAACGCGGCGGAGCTGAAGAAGCGACTGGACGCGGCCCGCAACGAGCTGGCGATCGCCCAGCGCAAGGGCGAGTTCCAGCGCGCGGGCGAACTTGCCTATGGCGAGATCCCCCAGCTCGAGCGCGAATTGCGCGAGGCCGAGGCGTCCGACAATCGCGGCTCGATGGTCGAGGAGACGGTGACGCGCGATCACATCGCGCAGGTCGTCTCGCGCTGGACCGGCATCCCGGTCGACCGGATGATGGAGGGCGAGCGCGACAAGCTCCTGCGCATGGAGGACGTGCTGGCCAAGCGCGTCGTCGGGCAGGGCGAGGCCGTGCAGGCCGTCTCGAAGGCCGTCCGGCGTGCCCGCGCAGGCCTGCAGGATCCGAACCGGCCGATCGGCTCATTCATCTTCCTCGGCCCCACGGGCGTCGGCAAGACGGAGCTGACAAAGGCGTTGGCCAGCTTTCTCTTCGACGAGGAGACCGCGATGGTGCGGCTCGATATGTCCGAGTTCATGGAGAAGCACTCCGTGGCCCGGCTGATCGGCGCGCCTCCGGGCTATGTCGGCTACGAGGAAGGCGGCGTCCTGACGGAAGCGGTTCGGCGCCGACCCTATCAGGTCGTGCTGTTCGACGAGATCGAGAAGGCGCATCCTGATGTCTTCAACGTCCTCCTTCAGGTGCTCGACGACGGGCGGCTGACGGACGGGCAGGGTCGTACGGTCGATTTCCGCAACACGATGATCGTGATGACCTCGAACCTCGGCGCGGAGTATCTGACCGCATTGAGAGACGACGAGGATGTCGACAGCGTTCGCGACAAGGTGATGGACGTGGTGCGGATGAGCTTCCGGCCAGAGTTCCTGAACCGTGTCGACGAGACGATCCTCTTCCACCGCCTCAAGCGTTCGGAGATGGGCGCAATCGTCGACATCCAGATCGCGCGGCTTGACAAGCTGCTTGCCGAGCGCTCGATCGTGGTCGAACTCGACGAGGAGGCGCGCGACTGGCTGGCGACGCGGGGCTACGATCCGGCCTACGGCGCCCGTCCCTTGAAGCGCGTGATCCAGCGCGAGGTTCAGGATCCGCTGGCCGAGAAGATCCTGCTCGGCGAGGTCAAGGACGAAGATCGCGTGAAGATCACCGGGGGCGGTGACCATCTGATCTTTCACGTCGTCGGCTCCAAGCTTGCGGCGACAGGGCCGAAGCGGCCTGATCAGTGCGCGACATGA
- the prmC gene encoding peptide chain release factor N(5)-glutamine methyltransferase, translating to MPDDAARPSLGEILRMARERLRAAGGATPDLDVELLAREAFAATRAELRLRAAETPNSDTLAVFEALLARREAREPVHRILGRRAFYDHEFALSPETLEPRPDTEALVELAARALRESDKDAPLIADLGTGSGAIAVSLLALFPKARCIAVDLSPGALVTARSNSQDAGVASRFWPVAADYLAPIADRLDLVVSNPPYIPTSDILRLDRDVREFDPHLALDGGEDGLDAYRAIARQLSGSTFGVPDVLFEIGAGQLQDVCAIMEDAGWALHEVAADLGGVERALWFRPLGADQLP from the coding sequence ATGCCTGACGACGCGGCGCGCCCCTCGCTCGGCGAGATCCTGCGCATGGCGCGCGAGCGCCTGCGTGCCGCCGGCGGCGCCACGCCCGACCTCGACGTCGAGCTTCTGGCCCGAGAGGCCTTCGCGGCGACAAGGGCCGAGTTGAGGCTGCGCGCCGCTGAAACGCCTAATTCCGACACGCTTGCCGTCTTCGAAGCGTTGCTCGCCCGGCGCGAGGCGAGAGAGCCCGTTCACCGAATTCTCGGGCGGCGAGCCTTCTACGATCACGAATTCGCGCTTTCGCCGGAAACGCTGGAGCCGAGGCCCGATACCGAGGCGCTGGTGGAACTGGCCGCGCGGGCCCTGCGCGAAAGCGACAAGGATGCGCCGCTCATCGCCGATCTCGGCACCGGTAGCGGGGCCATCGCCGTCTCGCTTCTTGCGCTGTTTCCAAAGGCGCGCTGCATTGCCGTCGACCTGTCGCCCGGCGCTCTTGTCACAGCACGCTCCAATTCGCAGGACGCCGGCGTCGCCTCGCGCTTCTGGCCCGTGGCCGCAGATTATCTCGCGCCGATAGCCGACCGTCTTGATTTGGTCGTCTCCAACCCCCCATATATACCGACATCGGACATTCTTCGTCTCGACCGCGACGTGCGAGAATTCGATCCGCATCTTGCGCTCGATGGAGGAGAAGACGGGCTGGATGCCTATCGCGCGATCGCCCGACAGCTATCCGGGAGCACCTTCGGGGTGCCGGATGTTCTTTTCGAGATCGGGGCGGGACAACTGCAGGACGTATGCGCCATCATGGAAGATGCCGGTTGGGCCCTGCATGAGGTGGCGGCCGACCTTGGCGGCGTCGAGCGAGCGCTCTGGTTCCGCCCCCTTGGTGCCGATCAGCTTCCCTGA